The Bdellovibrionales bacterium DNA segment GATTTTTCCGGAGTGAAGACCTCTTGATCGGCCTGATACTGAACATAGTCTTCACCTTGGTAGATGGGATTATAGCTCTTTAGAGTCCCAAAAGTGATTTCGCTAAATCGAGGCTGATAGTTTTTAACCACATCAGGAATTTCTTCGTCCACGACTCGGGTGCATTTCACAAACTGAAGGGCGCTTTTGCACTCGTAGCTGAGGTTCATCAGCTCGGCGATGCGAGCTTGCCCCGCCTCTGTGCCGGGATAAACCACTTCGTGACGAATAATACTGGGTGATTGAACTTCGCCCGAAAAAACGAAACGACCTTCGATAGCGAACGCCAACGTCGGAAACAGAAGACCGATTAAAAATATTTTCATAAACTCCCCCTTAGGACTCTTATTGAAGTCAGTGGGGGAGAATCTGTCAATAGTGGAAACTGAGTTTCTTCTTAATTTCCGCGGGGAGTGCGGGAAGCTTTGAGCGGGGCACAAGGAATGTCGCCAAATTGAAGAGATCGGTGAACACTTTATGTTTATCAGCGGCAGCGGCCAGATACTTATGACCCGAGGAGCCTCCGGTTCCCATCTTTGCGCCGAGCATACGGTGGGCCATCTGGGCATGACGTTGGCGCCATTGCGTAAAATTTTCGTCCAGGGTCTGCAAGCAAGCCATCAATTTGAACGGCGCTTGAAGAAGAGGTTCGTCTCGATACAGCTGAATAAATAAAGCTGCTTGAAGGGCTTTGTAACTGAGGCGCCAATGATTGTTGTCTTGAAGTTTTTTGTAATCGTCTGGATTAAAAATGGCCTCAAAACTTTCGCGATTGGACTTGATGCTCGCCAAATGTTGTTCCTGGCTGGACCGATCAAGTCCCGCGGCCTTCACGGCCACTTCGCTTTCGTTAAACATTTTTTCGACAGTGCCTTTATAGGTCTGCCAAAAATCAAAGTTTTTCGTGGCGATAAACGGAGTTCGTTCGAGCCATGCTTCTAAGGAGTTAAAGAGAGTTGTTTCTTTCTCCGAGGCGCTGGCTTCCGGGCGCTCTTCAGGCTTTAGCAAT contains these protein-coding regions:
- a CDS encoding tryptophan 2,3-dioxygenase; protein product: MNNKFASTNYADYLRVHDLIQLQERKSEKIGNPAHEEMLFIITHQVYELWFKQILFEVDSVLEIFAQDSIEEGLMLKMIGRLERVIGIQKLLIQQVDVLETMTPLDFLDFRELLVPASGFQSQQFRLIENKMGLNRRLRFNNQDYKELLKPEERPEASASEKETTLFNSLEAWLERTPFIATKNFDFWQTYKGTVEKMFNESEVAVKAAGLDRSSQEQHLASIKSNRESFEAIFNPDDYKKLQDNNHWRLSYKALQAALFIQLYRDEPLLQAPFKLMACLQTLDENFTQWRQRHAQMAHRMLGAKMGTGGSSGHKYLAAAADKHKVFTDLFNLATFLVPRSKLPALPAEIKKKLSFHY